In the genome of Porphyrobacter sp. ULC335, one region contains:
- a CDS encoding aminopeptidase P family protein, translated as MIGRHLISFAALLAATPALADAPLPLSQTEVAAPALPAILAPRERAALENRILAERLDTLIPQIMRAEGVDMWLLVAREYFEEPVVATMLDAENMHARRRTILIFFDPGEGKPVERLTVSRYGLGGLFAPTWNPDKQPDQWAAVAEIIAARDPKKIAINSSDLYQFADGMTLSQYDRFMSALPTELHERVTSGEGLAIRWLETRTPAEMELYPTVVRIAHAVIGEAFSRKVITPGVTTAEQVQWWYRDRLLALGLDPWFHPSVAIQRQGVKGMIEGVEVIQPGDLLWTDFGITYLRLNTDTQHLAYVLKPGETAAPAGLRAGLANSNKVQDFLTRAFKVGISGNDALAQARADSIAAGLDPSIYTHPIGHHGHGAGPSIGFWDNQKADPRGSGPIRANTAWSIELTSYANVPEWGDQRVDFRTEEDAFFDGETVRYIDGRQTEITLIPSG; from the coding sequence ATGATCGGACGGCATTTGATTTCATTCGCGGCGCTGTTGGCTGCGACGCCTGCGCTGGCTGACGCACCCCTGCCGCTCAGCCAAACAGAGGTCGCCGCCCCCGCCCTGCCCGCCATCCTCGCCCCGCGCGAACGGGCGGCGCTTGAGAACCGCATCCTTGCTGAACGGCTCGACACCCTGATCCCGCAGATCATGCGCGCCGAGGGCGTGGACATGTGGCTGCTGGTCGCGCGCGAATATTTCGAGGAGCCGGTGGTCGCCACCATGCTCGACGCGGAAAACATGCACGCGCGGCGGCGGACGATCCTGATCTTCTTCGATCCGGGCGAAGGCAAGCCTGTCGAGCGGCTGACTGTCAGCCGATACGGCCTCGGCGGGCTGTTCGCGCCCACGTGGAACCCGGACAAGCAGCCCGACCAATGGGCCGCGGTCGCCGAGATCATCGCCGCGCGCGATCCGAAGAAAATCGCGATCAACTCCTCGGACCTCTATCAGTTCGCAGATGGCATGACGCTGAGCCAATATGATCGCTTCATGTCCGCCCTGCCCACCGAACTGCACGAGCGCGTCACCAGTGGCGAAGGGCTGGCGATCCGCTGGCTGGAGACCCGCACGCCTGCGGAGATGGAACTCTACCCCACCGTGGTACGCATCGCCCATGCGGTGATCGGGGAAGCGTTCTCTCGCAAGGTCATCACCCCCGGCGTCACCACCGCAGAACAGGTGCAATGGTGGTACCGCGACCGGCTGCTGGCGCTGGGGCTCGACCCGTGGTTCCACCCCTCGGTCGCCATCCAGCGGCAGGGCGTGAAGGGGATGATTGAAGGCGTGGAAGTGATCCAGCCGGGCGATCTGCTGTGGACCGATTTCGGCATCACCTATTTGCGCCTCAACACCGATACGCAGCACCTAGCCTATGTATTGAAGCCCGGCGAGACGGCGGCTCCGGCGGGTCTGCGTGCGGGGCTGGCGAACAGCAACAAGGTGCAGGATTTCCTCACCCGCGCCTTCAAGGTGGGCATAAGCGGCAATGATGCGCTGGCACAGGCCCGCGCCGATAGCATCGCGGCGGGGCTCGATCCGTCGATTTACACCCACCCCATCGGCCACCACGGCCACGGCGCGGGGCCGAGCATCGGTTTCTGGGACAACCAGAAGGCTGATCCGCGCGGCAGCGGTCCGATCCGGGCGAACACGGCATGGTCGATCGAGCTGACCTCCTATGCGAACGTGCCCGAATGGGGCGACCAGCGCGTCGATTTCCGCACCGAGGAGGACGCCTTCTTCGACGGCGAGACCGTGCGCTATATCGACGGGCGCCAGACGGAAATCACGCTGATCCCCTCGGGCTAG
- a CDS encoding SMP-30/gluconolactonase/LRE family protein, with the protein MMGKTWGWIAGLAAAWAASGALAETPETEGGIIIPESLELAATGYTFTEGPAWDGARLIFSDIPGDTVYLLTPGAGVPKVLYTPSANANGHTFDLQGRLLNAEHGSGEITRWTQEGGRKTIVAAHEGKRLNSPNDVVVRSDGLILFTDPPYGLGQRAAELGFSGVFALDEATGKMVLIDDALSRPNGLALSPDEKVLYVGDTATQTLWAYDLAADGTASGKRLVVDVTDDSKPGRVDGVRVDTEGRVYFTCPGGICVVDPARREVIERLATQKRATNLAWGGADLSELYITALTDVYRVKTRAKGTGSSSR; encoded by the coding sequence ATGATGGGCAAGACTTGGGGCTGGATTGCAGGACTGGCAGCGGCGTGGGCGGCCAGCGGTGCGCTCGCTGAAACGCCCGAGACCGAGGGCGGCATCATCATCCCCGAAAGCCTTGAGCTTGCGGCAACCGGATACACCTTCACCGAAGGTCCGGCGTGGGACGGGGCGCGACTGATCTTCAGCGATATTCCGGGTGACACGGTCTATCTGCTGACGCCGGGAGCGGGCGTGCCGAAAGTGCTCTACACGCCGAGCGCGAACGCCAACGGCCACACTTTCGATCTGCAAGGCCGGCTGCTCAATGCCGAGCATGGCAGCGGTGAAATCACCCGCTGGACGCAGGAGGGTGGCCGCAAGACCATCGTTGCGGCCCATGAAGGCAAGCGCCTCAACAGCCCTAACGATGTCGTCGTGCGCAGCGACGGGCTGATCCTGTTCACCGATCCGCCCTATGGCCTCGGCCAGCGTGCGGCCGAGCTGGGCTTCTCCGGGGTGTTCGCGCTCGACGAGGCGACCGGCAAGATGGTGCTGATCGACGATGCGTTGTCCCGTCCCAACGGCCTCGCGCTCTCGCCCGATGAAAAGGTGCTCTATGTCGGCGACACCGCCACCCAGACGCTGTGGGCCTATGACCTTGCTGCCGATGGCACCGCTTCGGGCAAGCGGCTGGTCGTCGATGTGACCGACGACAGCAAGCCGGGCCGCGTGGACGGCGTGCGCGTGGATACGGAAGGCCGTGTCTATTTCACCTGCCCCGGCGGCATCTGCGTGGTCGATCCCGCTCGCAGAGAGGTGATCGAACGGCTTGCCACGCAAAAGCGCGCGACCAACCTTGCGTGGGGCGGGGCTGACCTGTCGGAACTGTACATCACCGCGCTGACCGATGTTTACCGCGTCAAGACCCGCGCGAAGGGCACCGGTTCGTCGAGCCGCTAG
- a CDS encoding CoA-acylating methylmalonate-semialdehyde dehydrogenase, whose product MRQIDHFIVGDSPAPTRKHAIWNPSTGEVQAEVALGDAALLARAVETAKRVQPAWAATNPQRRARVMFAFKELVEANMQSLAEMLSSEHGKTVPDARGDVQRGLEVIEYACGLPQIMKGEYTHGAGPGIDVYSMRQPLGIGVGITPFNFPAMIPMWMFGMACAAGNAFILKPSERDPSVPVRLAELFLEAGAPEGLLQVVHGDKEMVDAILDHPDIAAISFVGSSDIAQYIYARGSANNKRVQAFGGAKNHGIVLPDADLDQVVTDLTGAAFGSAGERCMALPVVVPVGEETAERLKEKLLKSIAGLRIGVSNDPDADYGPVVTPEHKARIEQWITTAEQEGAEIVVDGRGFTLQGHEKGFFVGPTLIDHVTPQMTSYQEEIFGPVLQIVRAKDFEEAVRLPSEHQYGNGVAIFTRNGHAAREFAARVNVGMVGINVPIPVPVAYHSFGGWKRSGFGDIDQYGTEGLRFWTKNKKITQRWPDGSQDGSNAFVIPTMG is encoded by the coding sequence ATGCGTCAGATCGACCACTTCATCGTCGGCGACAGCCCGGCCCCCACCCGCAAGCACGCCATCTGGAACCCCTCGACCGGCGAAGTGCAGGCCGAAGTCGCGCTGGGCGATGCCGCGCTGCTCGCCCGCGCGGTGGAGACCGCCAAGCGCGTCCAGCCCGCCTGGGCCGCCACCAATCCGCAGCGCCGCGCACGGGTGATGTTCGCCTTCAAGGAGCTGGTCGAGGCGAATATGCAGTCGCTGGCCGAAATGCTCTCCAGCGAACACGGCAAGACCGTCCCTGACGCGCGCGGCGACGTGCAGCGCGGGCTTGAAGTGATCGAATACGCCTGCGGCCTGCCGCAGATCATGAAGGGCGAATACACCCACGGCGCAGGACCGGGGATCGACGTCTATTCGATGCGCCAGCCGCTCGGCATCGGCGTGGGCATCACGCCGTTCAACTTCCCGGCGATGATCCCGATGTGGATGTTCGGCATGGCCTGCGCGGCGGGCAATGCCTTTATCCTCAAGCCCTCGGAACGCGATCCCAGCGTGCCGGTGCGCCTCGCCGAACTGTTCCTTGAAGCGGGCGCGCCCGAAGGGCTGCTGCAGGTTGTCCATGGTGACAAGGAAATGGTCGACGCGATCCTCGACCACCCGGATATCGCCGCGATCAGCTTCGTCGGAAGTTCCGACATCGCGCAATATATCTACGCGCGCGGGAGCGCCAACAACAAGCGGGTGCAGGCCTTCGGCGGCGCGAAGAACCACGGGATCGTGCTGCCCGATGCCGATCTCGATCAGGTCGTCACCGATCTGACCGGCGCGGCCTTCGGCTCGGCGGGCGAACGCTGCATGGCGCTGCCCGTGGTGGTGCCGGTGGGCGAGGAGACGGCGGAGCGGCTGAAGGAAAAGCTGCTCAAGTCGATCGCGGGGCTGCGCATCGGTGTCTCCAACGATCCTGACGCCGATTACGGCCCCGTCGTCACGCCTGAACACAAGGCGCGGATCGAACAGTGGATCACCACGGCCGAGCAGGAAGGCGCGGAGATCGTCGTCGACGGGCGCGGCTTCACGCTGCAGGGGCACGAGAAGGGCTTCTTCGTTGGCCCCACTCTGATCGACCACGTCACCCCGCAGATGACATCCTATCAGGAGGAAATCTTCGGCCCCGTCCTGCAAATCGTCCGCGCCAAGGACTTCGAGGAGGCCGTGCGCCTGCCCAGCGAGCACCAGTATGGCAACGGTGTCGCGATCTTCACCCGCAACGGCCACGCCGCGCGCGAATTCGCCGCGCGGGTGAATGTCGGCATGGTCGGCATCAACGTGCCGATCCCGGTGCCGGTCGCCTACCACAGCTTCGGCGGGTGGAAGCGGTCGGGCTTCGGCGATATCGACCAGTACGGGACGGAAGGCCTGCGGTTCTGGACGAAGAACAAGAAGATCACCCAGCGCTGGCCGGATGGCTCGCAGGACGGGTCGAACGCCTTTGTGATTCCGACGATGGGGTGA
- the gcvT gene encoding glycine cleavage system aminomethyltransferase GcvT — translation MSDHDTEDFVEDIPLDALPLDAWHRARGARMVPFAGYEMPIQYEGIVAEHNWTRESAGLFDVSHMGQLVLSGPDLDAAVEAVLPIDLSTLKLGQQRYSLLLDEEGGVLDDLMVSRWPEALYLVVNGATKWDDMGTLREALPDDITLNYLDDRALLALQGPKAAEALARHATGEYPLSALTFMKFGQFKLAGHDVTIARAGYTGEDGFEISLPAEAAAEVADLLCAEPEVKPIGLGARDSLRLEAGLPLYGHDMSPETSPIEAGLTFGINKRRRTEGGFPGADRIIREINEGTARKWVGLKIEGRLPAREGAEVFAGDDHIGTVTSGGFSPTLGAPIAMAYVASDYAAIGTTFEVEVRGKRLAATVSPTPFVPHRYYRGN, via the coding sequence ATGAGCGACCACGACACCGAAGATTTCGTCGAAGATATCCCGCTCGATGCTTTGCCGCTCGACGCGTGGCACCGTGCGCGCGGGGCGCGGATGGTGCCGTTTGCGGGCTACGAAATGCCGATCCAGTATGAGGGCATTGTTGCCGAGCACAATTGGACCCGCGAAAGCGCTGGCCTGTTCGATGTCTCGCACATGGGACAATTGGTTCTGTCCGGCCCCGATCTCGACGCCGCGGTTGAAGCCGTGCTGCCGATCGACCTCAGCACGCTGAAGCTCGGTCAGCAGCGCTATTCGCTGCTGCTGGACGAGGAGGGCGGGGTGCTTGATGACCTGATGGTCTCGCGCTGGCCCGAGGCGCTCTACCTTGTCGTCAACGGCGCGACCAAGTGGGACGACATGGGCACCCTGCGTGAAGCGCTGCCCGACGATATCACGCTGAACTATCTGGACGACCGCGCGCTGCTGGCCCTGCAAGGCCCCAAGGCAGCCGAAGCGCTGGCGCGTCACGCGACGGGCGAATACCCGCTGTCGGCGCTGACCTTCATGAAGTTCGGGCAGTTCAAGCTGGCCGGCCACGATGTGACCATCGCGCGGGCGGGCTATACCGGCGAGGACGGGTTCGAAATCTCGCTCCCTGCCGAGGCCGCTGCCGAAGTCGCCGATCTGCTTTGCGCGGAGCCCGAAGTGAAGCCCATCGGTCTGGGCGCACGAGATTCGCTGCGGCTGGAGGCGGGCCTGCCGCTCTATGGCCACGACATGTCGCCCGAGACTTCGCCCATCGAAGCGGGGCTCACCTTCGGCATCAACAAGCGCCGCCGCACCGAAGGGGGCTTCCCCGGCGCTGACCGTATCATCCGCGAGATCAATGAAGGCACGGCGCGCAAGTGGGTCGGCCTGAAGATCGAAGGCCGCCTGCCCGCGCGCGAAGGCGCCGAGGTTTTCGCAGGCGACGACCATATCGGTACCGTCACCAGCGGTGGCTTCTCGCCCACCTTGGGCGCTCCGATTGCGATGGCTTACGTCGCCAGCGACTACGCCGCCATCGGCACCACGTTCGAAGTCGAGGTTCGCGGCAAGCGCCTCGCCGCCACCGTTTCGCCCACACCTTTTGTCCCGCACCGCTATTACAGGGGGAACTGA
- a CDS encoding lipopolysaccharide biosynthesis protein yields the protein MKQVFANMGWLLGGRGFNAVLSLVYLAITARTLGTEAFGYFALIIALGQAITGFSSFQTWQFIVRWGADPDNPGVDIQRAREATGFAVALDGVSVAVGTLASMVLVLTAPLWLDVPPDLMWLTFGYCVISLLTIRTTPTGMLRLHSEYGRATWAEAVQPIVRTTGAGLALWLMPDVTGFILAFAASEVATAIALWIVAARVQPVPLSSISLRTIPSRHKDVWKFVLSTNMSGSLAVAGKQVMILLVGTFGGAYLAGGFRIANQLGVALIALAQTISKAILPELVQSKDGAVEMARRMANIAAIAGVTAVVSAILFGREGLALIAGEQFTGFYWAMIILSIAGAVELVGASLESLLISAGKAHVAFLVRLFPTILALVMLEMAIDWKGAQGAGFAVLGSSVLTVVGFYLAIVNLRQFRLVVDEPDDEGADPASPPR from the coding sequence ATGAAGCAGGTTTTCGCCAATATGGGCTGGCTGCTCGGCGGGCGCGGGTTCAACGCGGTGTTGAGCCTCGTCTACCTCGCCATCACCGCGCGCACGCTTGGCACCGAAGCCTTCGGCTATTTCGCGCTGATCATTGCGCTGGGGCAGGCGATCACCGGCTTTTCCAGCTTCCAGACCTGGCAGTTCATTGTCCGCTGGGGGGCCGATCCCGACAATCCCGGCGTCGATATCCAGCGCGCGCGAGAGGCGACGGGGTTTGCGGTTGCGCTCGACGGGGTCTCGGTGGCGGTCGGCACGCTCGCTTCGATGGTGCTGGTGCTGACCGCGCCGCTGTGGCTCGACGTGCCGCCCGATCTGATGTGGCTGACCTTTGGCTATTGCGTGATCTCGCTGCTGACGATCCGCACCACGCCGACAGGGATGCTGCGGCTCCATTCCGAGTATGGCAGAGCGACCTGGGCGGAAGCCGTGCAGCCGATCGTGCGCACCACCGGCGCGGGGCTGGCCCTGTGGCTGATGCCCGATGTGACCGGATTCATCCTCGCCTTCGCCGCGTCCGAAGTGGCGACCGCCATTGCCCTGTGGATCGTCGCCGCGCGGGTGCAGCCGGTGCCGCTGTCTTCGATCAGCCTGCGCACGATCCCTTCGCGGCACAAGGACGTCTGGAAATTCGTGCTGTCGACCAACATGTCGGGCAGCCTCGCGGTGGCGGGCAAGCAGGTGATGATCCTGCTGGTCGGTACATTTGGAGGGGCCTATCTGGCGGGCGGTTTCCGCATCGCCAACCAGCTGGGCGTGGCGCTGATCGCGCTGGCGCAGACTATCTCGAAGGCGATCCTGCCCGAACTGGTGCAGTCCAAGGACGGCGCGGTGGAAATGGCGCGGCGCATGGCGAACATCGCCGCGATAGCCGGGGTGACGGCGGTGGTCAGCGCGATCCTGTTCGGCCGCGAAGGGCTGGCGCTGATCGCGGGCGAGCAGTTCACCGGCTTCTACTGGGCGATGATCATCCTCAGCATCGCGGGTGCGGTGGAACTGGTGGGCGCGAGCCTTGAATCGCTGCTGATCTCCGCGGGCAAGGCGCATGTTGCCTTCCTCGTGCGGCTGTTCCCGACGATCCTTGCGCTGGTGATGCTGGAAATGGCGATCGACTGGAAGGGCGCGCAGGGCGCAGGCTTTGCGGTGCTCGGGTCGAGCGTGCTGACGGTGGTCGGCTTCTATCTGGCGATCGTGAACCTGCGGCAGTTCCGGCTGGTGGTGGACGAGCCGGACGACGAAGGGGCGGACCCCGCTTCACCACCTCGCTAA
- the gcvH gene encoding glycine cleavage system protein GcvH — protein MRYYTDEHEWIDVEGDVATVGITDYAQGQLGDIVFVELPEVGALIEQGKDAAVVESVKAASDVYAPITGEITEVNPALEEDPSLVNSAPEDGGWFFKMTIADVGELDGLMDEDGYKAFVEEL, from the coding sequence ATGCGTTACTACACTGACGAGCACGAATGGATCGACGTCGAAGGCGACGTCGCGACCGTTGGCATCACCGATTATGCGCAGGGCCAGCTTGGCGACATCGTGTTCGTCGAACTGCCCGAAGTCGGCGCGCTGATCGAGCAGGGCAAGGATGCTGCCGTGGTCGAGTCCGTGAAGGCCGCTTCGGACGTCTACGCCCCGATCACCGGCGAGATCACCGAAGTGAACCCGGCGCTGGAAGAAGACCCCTCGCTGGTCAACTCCGCTCCCGAAGATGGCGGCTGGTTCTTCAAGATGACCATTGCCGATGTCGGCGAGCTCGACGGGCTTATGGACGAAGACGGTTACAAGGCGTTCGTCGAGGAACTGTGA
- the gcvPA gene encoding aminomethyl-transferring glycine dehydrogenase subunit GcvPA, whose protein sequence is MRYLPLTDTDRQEMLATIGAATVDDLFVDVPEVARLDGPIHGLPMHASEMAVERHMKKLAAKNLVAGEVPFFLGAGAYRHHVPASVDTIIQRGEFLTAYTPYQPEIAQGTLQMLFEFQTQVARLYGCAVANASLYDGSTACWEAVAMATRVTKRKRAVLSGALHPHYAQVVKTMAHFTGDTIADALPAITPDPELAGLIARIDEDTACVVVQYPDILGRISDLTPVAEAAHAKGALLVVVNTEPVALGAIKSPGEMGADIVVGEGQSLGVGLQFGGPYLGLFAVRDPKHVRQMPGRLCGETTDAEGKRAFVLTLSTREQHIRREKATSNICTNSGLCALAFTVHMTLLGERGLRELAAENHRLACIAADRLAKVPGVEVLNNAFFNEFTLMLGGKPAREIIRDLADRGVLGGVSLGRLYPGVEALEHALLVAVTETTTEEDIERLAQELEASIKETV, encoded by the coding sequence ATGCGCTACCTTCCCCTCACCGATACCGACCGGCAGGAAATGCTGGCGACAATCGGCGCCGCCACGGTCGATGATCTGTTCGTGGACGTGCCCGAAGTCGCCCGGCTCGATGGCCCGATCCATGGTCTGCCGATGCATGCGAGCGAGATGGCGGTCGAACGCCACATGAAAAAGCTGGCGGCGAAGAACCTGGTGGCGGGCGAGGTGCCGTTCTTCCTCGGCGCGGGGGCGTATCGCCACCACGTGCCCGCCAGCGTCGATACCATCATCCAGCGCGGCGAGTTCCTGACCGCCTACACGCCCTACCAGCCGGAAATCGCGCAGGGCACGCTGCAGATGCTGTTCGAATTCCAGACGCAGGTCGCCCGGCTTTACGGCTGCGCAGTGGCGAATGCCTCGCTCTACGATGGCTCGACCGCGTGCTGGGAGGCGGTGGCGATGGCGACCCGCGTCACCAAGCGCAAGCGTGCGGTGCTCTCGGGCGCGCTGCACCCGCATTACGCGCAGGTGGTGAAGACCATGGCGCACTTCACGGGTGACACCATCGCCGATGCGCTTCCCGCGATCACGCCCGATCCCGAACTTGCGGGCCTGATCGCCCGCATCGACGAGGATACCGCCTGCGTCGTGGTGCAATATCCCGACATTCTCGGCCGCATCAGCGACCTGACCCCGGTGGCCGAAGCCGCCCACGCCAAGGGCGCGCTGCTGGTTGTGGTCAACACCGAGCCTGTGGCGCTGGGCGCGATCAAATCGCCGGGCGAAATGGGCGCGGATATTGTGGTGGGCGAGGGGCAATCGCTCGGCGTCGGCCTCCAGTTCGGCGGCCCCTACCTCGGCCTGTTCGCGGTGCGCGATCCCAAGCACGTGCGCCAGATGCCGGGCCGGCTGTGCGGCGAGACCACCGATGCCGAGGGCAAGCGCGCCTTCGTGCTCACGCTCTCGACCCGCGAACAGCACATCCGCCGCGAGAAGGCGACCAGCAACATCTGCACCAATTCCGGCCTGTGCGCGCTGGCCTTCACCGTGCACATGACGCTGCTGGGTGAACGGGGCCTGCGCGAACTCGCCGCCGAGAACCACCGCTTGGCCTGCATCGCCGCCGACCGGCTGGCCAAGGTGCCGGGCGTGGAAGTGCTCAACAACGCCTTCTTCAACGAGTTCACCCTGATGCTCGGCGGCAAGCCCGCGCGCGAGATCATCCGTGATCTGGCGGATCGCGGCGTGCTGGGCGGTGTGTCGCTGGGGCGGCTCTATCCCGGGGTCGAGGCGCTGGAGCACGCGCTACTCGTCGCCGTGACCGAGACCACCACCGAAGAGGATATCGAGCGGCTCGCGCAGGAGCTTGAAGCCAGCATCAAGGAGACCGTGTGA
- the gcvPB gene encoding aminomethyl-transferring glycine dehydrogenase subunit GcvPB — protein sequence MNAPNKSGWKPEMELSEDGMHNGPATTTGNRALMLEEPLLFEIGRAEVTGVDLPPVDANAPTRLGGLARSEAIGLVGLTEPETVRHYTRLSRQNYGIDLGFFPLGSCTMKHNPRLNEKMARLPGFADIHPLAPQSTVQGALEVVHQLGHWLCTLTGMPAVAMSPKAGAHGELCGILAIRAAHEARGDAREVVLVPESAHGTNPATAAFANYRVEDIPATPEGRVDVAALKARLGPDVAAVMITNPNTCGLFEKDFREIADAVHAVGGYVYCDGANFNAIVGKVRPGDLGVDAMHINLHKTFSTPHGGGGPGSGPVVLSEALAPYAPLPFIRQKDGGEFYLVEEENREERGPTFGRMTAFHGQMGMFTRALTYMLSHGADGLQQVAEDAVLNANYILRSMEDILHAPFAASGPCMHEALFGDKDFTEGLTTLDVAKGLIDEGYHPMTVYFPLVVHGAMLVEPTETESKAAIDQFITAFRAVVTRALDGDEALKQAPYYAPRRRLDETGAARKPKLAFEG from the coding sequence ATGAACGCCCCCAACAAGTCCGGCTGGAAGCCCGAGATGGAACTCTCCGAGGACGGGATGCACAACGGCCCCGCCACCACCACCGGCAACCGCGCGCTGATGCTGGAAGAGCCGCTGCTGTTCGAAATCGGCCGCGCCGAAGTGACCGGTGTCGATCTGCCGCCGGTTGACGCCAATGCGCCGACGCGTCTCGGCGGCCTTGCCCGCTCGGAAGCGATCGGCCTCGTCGGCCTGACCGAGCCCGAGACGGTGCGCCACTACACTCGCCTGTCGCGCCAGAACTACGGGATCGACCTCGGGTTCTTCCCGCTCGGTTCGTGCACGATGAAGCACAACCCGCGCCTCAACGAGAAGATGGCGCGGCTGCCGGGCTTTGCCGACATCCACCCGCTCGCCCCGCAATCGACGGTGCAGGGCGCGCTGGAGGTGGTGCACCAGCTCGGTCATTGGCTGTGCACGCTGACCGGCATGCCCGCCGTGGCGATGAGCCCCAAGGCGGGCGCGCATGGCGAGCTGTGCGGCATCCTCGCGATCCGCGCCGCGCACGAAGCCCGCGGCGATGCACGTGAAGTGGTGCTGGTGCCTGAAAGCGCCCACGGCACCAACCCCGCCACCGCCGCCTTCGCCAACTACCGCGTCGAGGATATCCCTGCGACGCCCGAAGGCCGGGTGGATGTGGCGGCGCTCAAAGCGCGTCTCGGCCCTGATGTGGCGGCAGTGATGATCACCAACCCCAACACCTGCGGGTTGTTTGAAAAGGACTTCCGCGAAATCGCCGATGCGGTCCATGCAGTGGGCGGATACGTCTATTGCGACGGGGCGAACTTCAACGCCATCGTCGGCAAGGTGCGACCGGGCGACCTCGGCGTCGATGCCATGCACATCAACCTGCACAAGACCTTCTCCACCCCGCACGGCGGTGGCGGTCCCGGTTCGGGGCCGGTGGTGCTGTCCGAAGCGCTCGCACCTTATGCGCCGTTGCCCTTCATCCGTCAGAAGGACGGCGGCGAGTTCTACCTCGTCGAGGAAGAAAACCGCGAGGAGCGCGGGCCGACCTTCGGGCGCATGACCGCTTTCCACGGACAGATGGGGATGTTCACCCGCGCGCTCACCTACATGCTCAGCCACGGAGCCGATGGCTTGCAGCAGGTGGCCGAGGATGCAGTGCTTAACGCCAACTACATCCTGCGTTCGATGGAGGACATTCTCCACGCGCCTTTCGCGGCGTCTGGCCCGTGCATGCATGAGGCGCTGTTCGGCGACAAGGACTTCACCGAGGGGCTCACCACGCTCGATGTGGCCAAGGGGCTGATCGACGAAGGCTATCACCCGATGACGGTGTACTTCCCGCTGGTGGTCCACGGCGCGATGCTGGTCGAACCGACCGAAACCGAGAGCAAGGCCGCCATCGACCAGTTCATCACCGCCTTCCGGGCTGTGGTGACGCGGGCGCTGGACGGGGACGAGGCGCTGAAGCAGGCGCCCTATTACGCGCCCCGCCGCCGCCTCGACGAGACCGGCGCGGCAAGAAAGCCCAAGCTCGCGTTCGAGGGGTGA
- a CDS encoding polysaccharide deacetylase family protein produces the protein MRAFLMALCALILAGAAPAAAQDKRIALTFDDVPRQAGAFFTPDERAQRLIAALREADVTQAAFFVTTGRLDTPDGAGGEARISAYVAAGHVIANHSHDHTRLSKTEAADYLADIDRAGAWLAGRPGVRPWFRFPYLDEGARDKARRDAVRAGLAARGLRNGYVTADGSDWHLEQLSIDAKRDGRAIDMAALRQLYLQSQMSGIAYHEALARRTLGRVPPQVMLLHETDLAALFIADLVAELRRDGWTIITADEAYADVELAAAMPDVPYAYGTLTGAMAWERDIKPPIAPLWMSTDMMSWLFEQKVLAEPQKK, from the coding sequence GTGCGCGCATTCCTCATGGCGCTGTGCGCGCTGATCCTTGCGGGTGCCGCGCCTGCTGCCGCGCAGGACAAGCGGATCGCGCTCACCTTCGACGATGTGCCGCGCCAGGCGGGGGCGTTCTTCACGCCTGACGAGCGCGCGCAGCGGCTTATCGCAGCCCTGCGCGAAGCGGATGTCACGCAGGCGGCATTCTTCGTGACCACCGGACGGCTCGACACCCCCGACGGTGCAGGCGGCGAAGCGCGGATTTCAGCCTATGTCGCGGCCGGGCACGTGATCGCCAATCACAGCCATGACCATACCCGCCTGAGCAAGACCGAAGCGGCCGATTATCTCGCCGACATCGACCGCGCCGGGGCTTGGCTGGCTGGCCGCCCGGGCGTCAGGCCGTGGTTCCGTTTTCCCTATCTCGACGAGGGCGCCCGCGACAAGGCGCGGCGCGATGCCGTGCGCGCGGGGCTCGCGGCGCGGGGGCTCAGGAACGGCTATGTCACCGCCGACGGGTCGGACTGGCATCTCGAGCAGCTGAGCATCGATGCCAAGCGCGATGGCCGCGCCATCGACATGGCCGCGCTGCGACAGCTCTACCTGCAATCGCAGATGAGCGGCATCGCCTATCACGAGGCGCTGGCCCGGCGCACGTTGGGCCGTGTGCCGCCGCAGGTGATGCTGCTGCACGAGACCGATCTCGCCGCGCTGTTCATCGCCGATCTTGTCGCCGAACTGCGGCGCGATGGCTGGACGATCATCACCGCCGACGAGGCCTATGCCGACGTCGAGCTTGCCGCCGCCATGCCCGACGTGCCCTACGCCTATGGCACCCTGACCGGCGCAATGGCGTGGGAACGCGATATCAAGCCGCCCATCGCGCCGCTGTGGATGAGCACCGACATGATGAGCTGGCTGTTCGAGCAGAAGGTGCTGGCGGAGCCGCAGAAGAAGTGA